The following coding sequences lie in one Alloacidobacterium dinghuense genomic window:
- a CDS encoding M28 family metallopeptidase: MSALVALSLVWAMHPVRAGGDAADEVSTTIRPEAIRADMRFLADDLLEGRQTGTRGHEIAANFMAAEFEAMGLEPAGENGTYFQNVPLRSTRPDEDHTTLSIVQRGKTQALIFRQDFLSYGDPGRTDTSVEAPVVYVGFGVTAPEQGYDDYAGVDVRGKVVASIYGAPPQFESTMRAHYSSRVTKAANAVAHGAVGAISLDSPVLEQLYPFKDRVNDLAFPDMHWLDAQGQPNDSFPELRATAILSMEATAGVFEGSGRSIEEIYTASKEGKPLSLALPVTAKIRLVSKLEDIRSPNVAARLQGSDPKLRDQYVVFTAHLDHLGIGEPVNGDKIYNGALDNASGSACLLEIARAYSQMKPRPRRSILFLSVTGEEEGLLGSDYFEHNPTVTNSSLVADINMDGAALLWPIEDVIARGGEHSTLSAAVHEAAARLNIDVSPDPHPEQVLFIRSDQYSFVRQGIPSVFPHSGIKSSNPKVKPDEIQMTWFKTIYHKPTDDMSQPFDFESGAKFARFNFLLGYVVAQQNERPVWNPGDFFGEHYGNKKE, encoded by the coding sequence ATGAGTGCGCTGGTCGCGCTCTCATTGGTGTGGGCAATGCACCCGGTTCGCGCGGGCGGGGACGCCGCGGACGAGGTCTCGACGACCATTCGACCGGAAGCCATACGCGCGGATATGAGGTTTCTCGCGGATGACTTGCTTGAGGGACGCCAAACGGGAACACGGGGACATGAGATTGCAGCAAACTTCATGGCAGCGGAATTCGAAGCGATGGGCCTGGAACCGGCAGGCGAGAACGGAACCTACTTTCAGAACGTGCCCCTGCGTTCGACACGGCCGGACGAAGACCATACAACCTTGAGCATTGTGCAAAGAGGAAAAACCCAAGCGCTAATTTTCCGGCAGGATTTTCTCAGCTACGGCGATCCAGGCCGGACAGACACTTCTGTCGAAGCTCCAGTGGTTTATGTTGGGTTCGGCGTAACAGCACCTGAGCAGGGCTATGACGACTATGCCGGCGTGGATGTAAGAGGAAAAGTTGTGGCTTCCATATACGGAGCACCGCCACAATTCGAATCCACAATGCGCGCCCATTACAGCTCGCGTGTGACAAAGGCAGCAAATGCAGTTGCCCACGGTGCCGTAGGAGCGATCTCGCTGGATAGTCCTGTCCTCGAGCAGCTCTATCCCTTCAAGGATCGAGTGAATGATCTCGCATTTCCGGACATGCACTGGCTCGATGCACAAGGGCAACCGAACGATTCTTTCCCGGAGCTGCGTGCGACGGCGATTCTGAGCATGGAGGCCACAGCAGGAGTGTTCGAAGGTAGCGGAAGATCCATCGAAGAGATCTATACGGCGTCAAAAGAAGGAAAACCATTATCACTTGCTTTGCCAGTCACCGCGAAGATCAGGCTAGTATCCAAGCTCGAAGACATCCGTAGCCCCAACGTTGCGGCTCGCCTCCAAGGGAGTGACCCCAAATTGCGCGACCAGTATGTAGTCTTCACCGCGCATCTGGATCACCTCGGGATTGGTGAGCCAGTGAACGGAGACAAGATCTACAACGGAGCATTGGACAATGCTTCCGGGTCAGCATGCCTGTTGGAGATTGCGCGGGCGTACAGCCAGATGAAGCCGCGACCGCGTCGCTCAATACTCTTTCTGTCCGTTACTGGCGAAGAGGAAGGGCTCCTCGGCTCAGACTATTTTGAGCATAACCCGACTGTGACCAACAGCAGTCTAGTAGCCGACATTAATATGGACGGCGCTGCCTTGCTCTGGCCTATCGAGGACGTGATTGCGCGGGGTGGTGAGCACTCGACTCTCAGCGCAGCCGTGCACGAAGCCGCAGCCCGGTTGAACATTGACGTGAGCCCTGATCCGCACCCAGAACAGGTACTTTTCATTCGTAGTGATCAATATTCCTTTGTGAGGCAGGGAATACCGTCGGTCTTCCCGCACTCGGGCATAAAATCGAGCAACCCGAAGGTCAAGCCGGACGAAATCCAAATGACGTGGTTCAAGACCATATATCACAAGCCCACGGACGACATGAGTCAGCCATTCGATTTTGAGTCTGGGGCGAAATTCGCACGCTTCAACTTTCTGCTTGGATACGTAGTCGCGCAGCAGAACGAGAGGCCCGTCTGGAATCCAGGTGATTTTTTCGGTGAGCATTACGGCAACAAGAAGGAGTGA
- a CDS encoding transposase — protein sequence MAPFCFCVIAAVATFTLWKWTYLRLPKANSRALIIVFIESSSIDLELWRRILLIGYLYGISSERKVVEELRKNLVCRWFTGLDFDEEVHTTPRFRIAMEASRIESARSRSRKLWLDAWQLNWCAGASCQ from the coding sequence ATGGCTCCTTTTTGCTTTTGCGTGATCGCGGCAGTCGCGACATTTACTCTCTGGAAATGGACCTACCTTAGATTGCCCAAAGCCAACTCGCGTGCTCTGATCATTGTCTTCATCGAGAGCAGCTCGATCGATCTAGAACTGTGGCGGCGAATTCTATTGATTGGCTATTTGTACGGCATCAGCAGCGAACGCAAGGTTGTTGAGGAACTGCGCAAGAATCTCGTCTGCCGATGGTTCACCGGCCTTGATTTCGATGAGGAAGTTCACACCACTCCACGTTTTCGAATCGCCATGGAGGCTTCACGAATTGAAAGTGCTCGCAGTCGTTCGAGGAAATTGTGGCTCGATGCCTGGCAGTTGAACTGGTGTGCGGGGGCAAGCTGTCAGTAG
- a CDS encoding alpha-galactosidase produces MSTRDRILSLYAFAPLNKLETFKSSHPGGKPIYFDLSGLAENEPLSADAFEIVSTEATTEQHDIGVLTVKLHHRLLPLEVILKYKAWGDTGVFTRDMTFVNRGQKPLSLASTPSLSLTLPGGEYTLRYLYGGWGEERQLAERKVEAGSFTIHSVKGRSTNGFAPWLSLRNEDTQTEYLAELAWSGNWDMSVSREPNSWPGALRERGVDVMMAVHFDFGGAYQISSGTEFVVPRIAFTVSSGDMDDAANEMHRYQRQFVFPHTQVNHPLLVQFNSWYPYQGKITIEDTKRLADQAAALGAEVFVQDAGWYNQVDWSEELGDYQADPKAFPHGLEELANYVRNNGMKFGLWVEIENAGIQSRLFHEHSGWCLSYNGKPLIFSDRCQLDFSNAEVRAWATATVDRLVQQYGLSWIKIDYNIDIGDRFDPHGDEGLGGVLYQHIIHYYRWLDEIRVKHPDLTIENCASGGLRFDTGILAHVHTNWLSDNVDPIASLALGYGCSLQFSPEVCNHWMVGDTDQGAVDVSKPEGWWSFLFRVPMNGQFGFSSRVFQWSPALQEDAHSNIALYKNVREIIAGADVYHLTPQPKLIRPTGWMALQYVNDDGKMSVVAAYRLQDDLGEQVFRLRGLDAKRSYEVTRDGHSVGYVTGADLMKIGLTIRLDEPWRASIVELRGQ; encoded by the coding sequence TTGTCGACGCGCGATAGAATTCTGTCTCTGTATGCCTTTGCCCCATTGAATAAATTAGAGACATTCAAAAGCAGCCACCCTGGCGGTAAGCCGATCTATTTTGATCTGTCAGGTCTGGCGGAGAACGAGCCGCTCAGTGCGGATGCATTCGAAATCGTGAGTACCGAAGCGACTACAGAGCAGCATGACATCGGAGTACTGACCGTGAAGTTACACCATCGCCTGTTGCCCTTGGAAGTAATTCTCAAATACAAAGCATGGGGTGATACCGGCGTCTTTACCCGTGATATGACTTTCGTTAACCGCGGACAGAAGCCGCTTTCGCTGGCGAGTACGCCGTCGCTCAGTTTAACGCTCCCAGGTGGTGAATATACGCTTCGCTATCTCTATGGCGGTTGGGGAGAGGAGCGCCAGTTGGCCGAACGCAAAGTGGAGGCCGGTAGCTTCACGATTCACTCTGTAAAGGGTCGTTCGACGAACGGCTTTGCTCCTTGGCTTTCTCTCCGCAATGAAGATACGCAAACCGAATACCTTGCCGAGTTGGCATGGTCTGGCAACTGGGATATGAGCGTATCGCGAGAGCCAAACTCCTGGCCTGGAGCGCTACGTGAGCGAGGCGTTGATGTGATGATGGCCGTTCACTTCGATTTCGGCGGAGCCTATCAGATCAGCTCCGGAACAGAGTTTGTCGTGCCAAGAATCGCCTTCACTGTTTCCAGTGGCGACATGGATGACGCTGCCAATGAAATGCACCGGTATCAGCGACAGTTCGTCTTTCCACACACTCAAGTCAATCACCCCCTGCTGGTTCAGTTCAACTCCTGGTATCCATACCAGGGAAAGATAACAATCGAGGATACGAAGAGACTGGCCGACCAGGCCGCGGCGCTCGGAGCAGAGGTGTTTGTGCAGGACGCGGGATGGTACAACCAGGTGGACTGGAGCGAAGAACTGGGCGATTATCAGGCAGATCCAAAGGCATTTCCTCATGGCCTTGAGGAGCTGGCGAATTACGTTCGCAATAATGGAATGAAATTCGGTCTCTGGGTGGAGATCGAGAACGCGGGTATTCAGTCGAGGTTATTCCACGAGCACTCGGGTTGGTGTCTCTCGTACAACGGCAAACCCCTGATATTCTCGGACCGCTGTCAGCTCGATTTCAGCAATGCGGAGGTACGTGCATGGGCTACGGCGACAGTGGATCGTTTGGTTCAGCAGTATGGATTGAGCTGGATAAAAATCGACTACAACATCGATATCGGTGACCGCTTCGATCCACATGGAGATGAAGGGCTTGGCGGAGTTCTCTATCAACACATCATCCACTACTACCGCTGGTTGGATGAAATCCGCGTGAAGCATCCTGATCTCACTATCGAGAATTGCGCAAGCGGAGGTTTGCGGTTTGACACAGGGATTCTGGCTCACGTGCACACCAACTGGCTTTCCGACAATGTAGATCCGATCGCTTCGTTGGCGCTGGGGTACGGGTGCAGCCTCCAATTTTCTCCCGAAGTTTGCAACCACTGGATGGTTGGCGATACAGATCAGGGTGCGGTCGATGTATCGAAGCCGGAAGGTTGGTGGAGTTTCCTGTTTCGCGTACCGATGAACGGTCAGTTTGGGTTTTCAAGTCGTGTCTTCCAATGGTCTCCCGCCTTGCAAGAGGATGCCCATTCGAATATCGCTTTGTACAAAAATGTTAGAGAGATCATTGCAGGAGCCGATGTGTATCACCTGACCCCTCAGCCCAAGCTGATACGCCCCACGGGTTGGATGGCGCTCCAATATGTGAACGATGATGGAAAGATGAGCGTTGTGGCCGCCTACAGGTTGCAGGATGATCTCGGCGAACAGGTATTTCGTCTTCGCGGTTTGGACGCAAAGCGCAGCTATGAAGTCACACGTGACGGCCACAGCGTCGGATATGTGACCGGCGCAGATCTGATGAAGATCGGACTGACCATTCGGCTCGACGAACCATGGCGAGCTAGCATAGTCGAGCTGCGAGGTCAGTAA
- a CDS encoding phytanoyl-CoA dioxygenase family protein, with translation MSYSVIGNNELRQYETDGFLLIRGMLNAQQIDLLGRAAREDRALDEHAYGRADGEGGTVRLSLWNHPTDTIYGMVARSESIVSCAEKLLGGEVYHYHSKMIMKDAKVGGAWTWHQDYGYWYQNGVLFPLLTSAFIAIDKATQENGCLQVIRGSHNLGRIDHVLSGDQAGADPARVEKILERLELVYVEMDPGDTLFFHANLLHRSDQNRSDHPRWSMICCYNAARNDPYKESHHPRYTPLKKVPDELILQAGLKRFTDSQGDADWLKPEDDKSAVTLQK, from the coding sequence ATGAGCTACAGTGTTATCGGCAACAACGAACTTCGACAATATGAAACAGATGGATTTCTCCTCATACGAGGAATGTTGAATGCGCAACAGATTGATTTGCTCGGGCGAGCTGCGCGTGAGGATCGCGCACTCGATGAGCATGCTTACGGCCGAGCGGATGGCGAAGGTGGAACTGTGCGCCTCTCTTTATGGAACCATCCAACCGACACGATTTATGGCATGGTAGCCCGAAGTGAATCGATCGTCTCATGCGCAGAAAAATTGCTAGGCGGTGAGGTATATCACTACCACTCGAAGATGATCATGAAGGATGCCAAGGTTGGCGGAGCCTGGACCTGGCATCAGGACTACGGATACTGGTACCAGAATGGTGTTCTGTTTCCGCTTCTAACCAGCGCGTTTATTGCGATTGATAAAGCGACTCAAGAGAACGGGTGCCTGCAGGTCATCCGAGGTTCACACAATCTCGGGCGCATTGATCACGTGCTCAGTGGAGACCAGGCTGGAGCAGATCCGGCAAGAGTAGAGAAAATCCTGGAGAGATTGGAGCTCGTCTATGTCGAGATGGATCCAGGCGACACACTATTCTTCCATGCAAATTTGTTGCACCGTTCCGATCAGAATCGCTCTGATCATCCTCGCTGGTCGATGATCTGCTGTTATAACGCAGCGCGAAACGATCCTTATAAGGAATCGCATCATCCGCGGTACACTCCTCTGAAAAAGGTCCCTGACGAGTTGATCCTTCAGGCGGGCCTAAAGAGGTTCACGGATTCTCAGGGAGACGCAGATTGGTTGAAGCCCGAAGACGATAAAAGCGCCGTGACCTTACAAAAATAA